One genomic segment of Arcobacter porcinus includes these proteins:
- the purD gene encoding phosphoribosylamine--glycine ligase, with protein MNILILGSGGREYSIGLALKKENSHKLYFMPGNGATSDLGENIDIKDYNKLATFAKENKIDLTIVGPEAPLVDGVVDIFKKENLVIFGPSKAAAQLEGSKAYMKNILKKYNIPTAGFIETSNKDEAYEFIDSMNNLPIVVKADGLCAGKGVIIAQSKEEAKQTVKDMLSGESFGEAGAKVVVEEFLDGYELSVFAICDGENYKVLPAAQDHKRVGDGDTGPNTGGMGAYAPTPLVDETIYKKIEERVIKPTLKGMQEEKAPFEGVLFIGVMVVKGEPIVLEYNVRFGDPECEILMPLIDSKVSELFYFGATKQLDKLEIKINNKFAVGVVMASENYPYSSSAPTIISLSNIVDEDLLNNSHISFAGVSRKDDKLMANGGRIAVCVGLGNSIKEARDRAYLLSSEINFDGKKFRNDIAYQALK; from the coding sequence ATGAATATTTTAATACTTGGAAGTGGTGGTAGAGAGTACTCTATTGGACTTGCACTAAAAAAAGAAAACTCACACAAACTATATTTTATGCCAGGAAATGGTGCCACTTCTGATTTAGGTGAAAATATTGATATAAAAGACTATAACAAATTAGCTACTTTTGCTAAAGAGAACAAAATAGATTTAACGATAGTTGGTCCAGAAGCTCCTTTGGTTGATGGAGTTGTTGATATATTTAAAAAAGAAAATTTAGTAATTTTTGGTCCAAGTAAAGCTGCTGCTCAACTTGAGGGTTCAAAAGCATATATGAAAAACATCCTAAAAAAATATAATATTCCAACAGCTGGTTTTATAGAAACAAGCAATAAAGATGAAGCTTATGAGTTTATTGACAGTATGAATAATCTTCCAATAGTTGTAAAAGCTGATGGTCTTTGTGCTGGAAAAGGTGTAATAATAGCTCAAAGCAAAGAAGAAGCAAAACAGACTGTTAAAGATATGTTAAGTGGAGAAAGCTTTGGAGAAGCTGGAGCTAAAGTAGTTGTTGAAGAGTTTTTAGATGGATATGAATTATCAGTTTTTGCTATTTGTGATGGAGAAAACTATAAAGTATTACCAGCTGCTCAAGATCATAAAAGAGTAGGTGATGGAGATACTGGACCAAATACAGGAGGAATGGGTGCTTATGCTCCAACTCCTTTAGTTGATGAAACTATTTATAAAAAAATTGAAGAGAGAGTTATAAAACCAACTTTAAAAGGGATGCAAGAAGAGAAAGCTCCTTTTGAAGGAGTTTTATTTATTGGAGTTATGGTTGTAAAAGGTGAACCAATAGTTTTAGAATATAATGTAAGATTTGGTGATCCTGAGTGTGAAATTTTAATGCCTTTAATCGATTCAAAAGTTTCAGAACTATTCTATTTTGGAGCTACAAAACAACTTGATAAATTAGAGATTAAAATAAATAATAAATTTGCAGTTGGTGTTGTTATGGCTAGTGAAAACTATCCATATAGTTCAAGTGCTCCTACTATTATATCTTTATCAAATATTGTTGATGAAGATTTACTAAATAACTCTCATATTAGCTTCGCAGGTGTTTCAAGAAAAGATGATAAACTAATGGCAAATGGTGGTAGAATAGCTGTTTGTGTTGGTCTAGGAAATAGTATTAAAGAAGCTAGAGATAGAGCATATCTATTATCATCAGAGATAAATTTCGATGGTAAGAAGTTTAGAAATGATATTGCTTACCAAGCATTAAAGTAA
- the der gene encoding ribosome biogenesis GTPase Der: protein MQNNLKKVALIGQPNVGKSSLFNRLSNKRIAIVSDVAGTTRDIRKNEIQIIDRSALLLDTGGIDETNDEIFVNVKAQAIRTAKDADIILFLVDGKNIPDDKDKELFYELLRLGKELALVVNKIDNDKELERLWEFFEFGIGDENLFGISVSHNRGTKKLYEWIYDKLPENEETVKAQEEQKRIEALKEEFGEFYEDDDEDFSTDELEKIEDEESVLDDTSINVAIIGRVNVGKSSILNSLVGEKRSVVSSIAGTTIDPVDETYFYKDKKITFVDTAGLRRRGSIEGIEKFALMRTKEMLEKANMALVVLDASRELTDLDEKIAGLVDEYGLGTIIVLNKWDENMDTFQKIEEEIRRRFRFLAYAPIIAVSAKTGRSIDRLKDKIVDIFENYTQRISTSKLNKVIEEAVIRHALPSPNGARLRIYYSTQFSTRPPRIAVVMNKPQLLHYSYKRYLINFLREQFNFEGTPIHIVARGKNSNIDDEGYLEQE, encoded by the coding sequence ATGCAAAATAATTTAAAAAAAGTTGCTTTAATAGGGCAACCAAATGTTGGGAAGTCATCACTTTTTAATAGACTTTCAAACAAAAGAATAGCAATTGTTTCTGATGTTGCAGGAACAACAAGAGATATTAGAAAAAATGAGATTCAAATAATAGATAGAAGTGCTTTATTGCTTGATACAGGTGGTATTGATGAAACAAATGATGAAATATTTGTAAATGTTAAAGCACAAGCAATAAGAACTGCAAAAGATGCTGATATTATTCTGTTTTTAGTGGATGGTAAAAACATTCCAGATGATAAAGATAAAGAGCTTTTTTATGAGCTTTTAAGGCTAGGAAAAGAGCTAGCTTTAGTTGTAAATAAAATTGATAATGATAAAGAATTAGAAAGACTTTGGGAATTTTTTGAGTTTGGAATTGGAGATGAAAATCTTTTTGGAATATCTGTTTCTCATAATCGTGGAACTAAAAAACTTTATGAGTGGATTTATGATAAATTACCTGAAAACGAAGAAACAGTAAAAGCTCAAGAAGAACAAAAAAGAATTGAAGCTTTAAAAGAAGAGTTTGGAGAGTTCTATGAAGATGATGATGAAGATTTTTCTACAGATGAACTTGAAAAAATTGAAGACGAAGAGAGTGTTTTAGATGATACTTCAATAAATGTTGCAATTATTGGAAGAGTAAATGTTGGAAAATCATCAATTCTAAACTCACTTGTTGGAGAAAAAAGATCTGTTGTATCAAGTATTGCAGGTACTACAATAGATCCTGTTGATGAAACATACTTTTATAAAGATAAAAAAATCACTTTTGTTGATACGGCTGGATTAAGAAGAAGAGGAAGTATTGAAGGAATTGAAAAATTTGCATTAATGAGAACAAAAGAGATGCTTGAAAAAGCAAATATGGCTTTAGTTGTTTTAGATGCTTCAAGAGAGCTTACAGATTTAGATGAAAAAATCGCTGGACTTGTAGATGAATATGGATTAGGTACTATTATTGTTCTTAATAAATGGGATGAAAATATGGATACTTTCCAAAAAATAGAAGAAGAGATAAGAAGAAGATTTAGATTTTTAGCATATGCACCTATTATTGCTGTTTCTGCTAAAACTGGAAGAAGTATTGATAGGTTAAAAGATAAGATTGTTGATATTTTTGAAAATTATACTCAAAGAATAAGCACTTCAAAACTAAATAAAGTTATAGAAGAAGCCGTTATAAGACATGCACTTCCAAGTCCAAATGGTGCAAGATTAAGAATATATTACTCAACACAATTTAGTACAAGACCACCAAGAATTGCTGTTGTTATGAATAAACCACAACTTCTTCACTATTCATATAAAAGATATTTGATTAATTTCTTAAGAGAGCAGTTTAATTTTGAAGGAACTCCAATTCATATCGTTGCTAGAGGAAAAAATAGTAATATTGATGATGAAGGATATTTGGAGCAAGAATAG
- a CDS encoding ATP-binding cassette domain-containing protein: MLKLKNYSNYILKDISFSLEKDENLLILGENGAGKSTLAKVLSNLIKASNLFLNSKNINFLSLEEKVKIINYIPSQFEIFDEYMTLFEYLKISLIEEKSDKDIEKVINFLNLQDFKNSFCINLSSGEKQLLLLASAILHNAQITIFDELTANLDLKRVKEVFNILNSDLLKQKIIITHNLDFAYSLKNYKVLFLEKGSLKFFGQHKDFFNKNSLDSFYDGSLKLLDSHLVLDL, from the coding sequence ATGTTAAAACTAAAAAATTATTCTAACTATATTTTAAAAGATATATCTTTTTCTTTAGAAAAAGATGAAAATCTACTGATTTTAGGTGAAAATGGAGCTGGAAAATCAACTTTAGCAAAAGTTTTATCAAATCTTATAAAAGCCTCTAACCTTTTTTTGAATAGTAAAAATATAAATTTTTTAAGTTTAGAAGAAAAAGTAAAAATAATAAACTATATTCCAAGTCAGTTTGAAATATTTGATGAATATATGACACTTTTTGAGTATCTAAAAATATCTTTAATTGAAGAAAAAAGCGATAAAGATATTGAAAAAGTGATAAATTTTCTAAATTTACAAGATTTTAAAAATAGTTTTTGTATAAATTTAAGCTCTGGAGAGAAGCAGTTATTACTTCTTGCAAGTGCTATTTTACACAATGCACAAATAACAATCTTTGATGAACTTACAGCAAATTTAGATTTAAAAAGAGTAAAAGAGGTTTTTAATATTTTAAATTCAGATTTATTAAAACAAAAAATTATAATAACTCATAATCTTGATTTTGCCTACTCTTTAAAAAACTACAAAGTACTATTTTTGGAAAAAGGCTCTTTGAAATTTTTTGGACAACATAAGGATTTTTTTAATAAAAATAGTTTAGATAGTTTTTATGATGGAAGTTTAAAGCTTTTAGATTCTCATTTGGTGCTTGATTTATGA
- a CDS encoding ABC transporter substrate-binding protein has translation MKKLLYLLLFFNISFLNILSANEKIITLSPAVNEIVFALGMGDNIIANTQFCDYPEISKNIEKVGGYGSVSLEKVVNLNPNIIINQNYDKKLNSSLKALGFKTLVYKTDSLDDIKFAINDLGNKFNKQKEAIILNKNIENSLQNLENILENQKILIVISPQNTLSSQIYVAGNFVYFEDIIKKSKNINAYQSSLKSQPIVNSEKIITMNPDIIILLAPYLEKEKNAQEKMIKMWKKLPVNASKNSNIYIIDKEYSGIPSHRVKNLIDDFKDILEDVKTKKLF, from the coding sequence ATGAAAAAACTACTATATCTTCTACTTTTTTTTAATATCTCTTTTTTAAATATTTTGAGTGCAAATGAAAAAATTATTACTCTAAGCCCTGCTGTAAATGAGATAGTTTTTGCTTTGGGTATGGGTGATAATATTATTGCAAATACGCAGTTTTGTGATTATCCAGAAATATCTAAAAATATTGAAAAAGTTGGAGGATATGGTAGTGTTAGCTTGGAAAAAGTTGTAAACTTAAATCCAAACATTATAATAAATCAAAATTATGATAAAAAATTAAATAGCTCACTAAAAGCTCTTGGATTTAAAACTTTAGTTTATAAAACAGATAGTTTAGATGATATTAAATTTGCAATAAATGATTTAGGTAATAAATTTAACAAACAAAAAGAAGCAATTATTTTAAATAAAAATATAGAAAACAGTTTACAAAACTTAGAAAATATTTTAGAAAATCAAAAAATACTAATTGTAATAAGTCCACAAAACACTCTTTCAAGCCAAATATATGTAGCAGGAAATTTTGTATATTTTGAAGATATTATAAAAAAGAGTAAAAATATAAATGCTTATCAAAGTAGTTTAAAGTCTCAACCTATTGTAAATAGTGAAAAAATCATCACTATGAATCCAGATATTATAATTTTATTGGCACCTTATTTGGAAAAAGAGAAAAATGCACAAGAAAAGATGATAAAAATGTGGAAAAAGCTTCCTGTAAATGCTAGTAAAAATTCCAATATTTATATAATAGATAAAGAGTATTCAGGAATTCCAAGCCATAGAGTTAAAAACTTAATAGATGATTTTAAGGATATATTAGAAGATGTTAAAACTAAAAAATTATTCTAA
- a CDS encoding FecCD family ABC transporter permease yields the protein MKILLYVFSILIIISAPFLGETIIEFNSIFDFENTFSTIFWDLRVPRVFLAFFVGSILALSGLIFQIIFKNQLITPYTLGIASGTTLFSSLSIVFLPLLPLFFASIFGSLLTVLILFIISKNLNSKKLVNSTNSILLIGIALSYFYGSALMLVFFLSNLQENYSIVRFTLGTLDTVGTVPAFVVGLTAIFLIIFIYKMRNSINLLLISNDTAFLKGLNVNKTILTLLIFITICVGICISFTGPIGFVGLVIPHIVKLIYKKSAINIIFPTLFFGGVFLVFCDLISRLIPTASSLPIGVVTAFIGAPFFVYLLIKKQK from the coding sequence ATGAAAATTTTATTATATGTTTTTTCAATACTTATTATAATTTCTGCTCCATTTTTAGGAGAAACTATTATAGAATTTAATTCTATTTTTGATTTTGAAAATACATTTTCTACAATTTTTTGGGATTTAAGAGTTCCTAGAGTTTTTCTAGCTTTTTTTGTAGGTTCTATTTTGGCTTTAAGTGGATTAATCTTTCAAATAATATTTAAAAATCAGCTTATTACTCCATATACTTTGGGAATTGCAAGTGGTACAACACTTTTTTCTAGCTTATCAATAGTTTTTTTACCACTTTTACCACTATTTTTTGCTTCAATATTTGGCTCTTTACTTACAGTTTTAATTCTTTTTATAATTTCAAAGAATTTAAACTCTAAAAAATTAGTAAATTCTACAAACTCTATTCTTCTAATAGGAATTGCCTTATCTTATTTTTATGGTTCTGCTTTGATGTTGGTATTTTTTCTAAGTAATCTTCAAGAAAATTACTCAATAGTTAGATTTACTTTAGGAACTCTTGATACAGTTGGTACAGTTCCTGCTTTTGTTGTAGGACTCACAGCAATATTTTTAATAATTTTTATCTATAAAATGAGAAATAGTATAAATTTACTTCTAATTTCAAATGATACAGCATTTTTAAAAGGTTTAAATGTAAATAAAACTATTTTAACTCTTTTAATTTTTATTACTATTTGTGTTGGAATTTGTATTAGTTTTACTGGACCTATTGGTTTTGTGGGATTAGTAATTCCTCATATTGTAAAACTTATTTACAAAAAAAGTGCAATAAATATAATATTTCCAACACTATTTTTTGGTGGAGTTTTTTTAGTGTTTTGTGATCTGATTTCAAGACTAATTCCAACAGCATCATCTTTACCAATAGGTGTTGTAACTGCATTTATAGGAGCTCCGTTTTTTGTATATTTGCTTATAAAAAAACAAAAATAG
- a CDS encoding uroporphyrinogen-III synthase, with the protein MAKIYLLNNQKYDGVVNLEVFKVESTKYEIDCSKYDALVFTSKNAIYSLEENSINWRNIPSYLIAEKTAKVAKDYNANIAFIGTNGHGNEFAKELVPLLKNKKVLYVKALKTVSNLVGILKDNDIELDEIVSYKTVCNDFLEKVELEKNSTIIFTSPSSVECFFNNFKWDKSFKAVLIGKTTEKFLPKEVDDYVISKTTDVTECVNIAKRSFS; encoded by the coding sequence ATGGCAAAAATATATCTGCTAAATAATCAAAAATATGATGGAGTTGTAAATCTTGAAGTTTTTAAAGTAGAAAGTACAAAATATGAAATTGATTGTTCAAAATATGATGCACTTGTATTTACTTCTAAAAATGCAATTTACTCTTTAGAAGAGAACTCTATTAATTGGAGAAATATTCCATCTTATTTAATAGCAGAAAAAACAGCAAAAGTAGCAAAAGACTATAATGCAAACATAGCTTTTATTGGTACAAATGGTCATGGAAATGAGTTTGCAAAAGAGCTTGTTCCTCTTTTAAAAAATAAAAAAGTGCTATATGTAAAAGCTTTAAAAACAGTATCAAACCTTGTTGGAATATTAAAAGATAACGACATAGAGCTAGATGAAATAGTTTCATACAAAACTGTATGTAATGACTTTTTAGAAAAAGTAGAATTAGAAAAAAACTCTACAATAATTTTTACTTCTCCATCTAGTGTTGAGTGTTTTTTTAATAATTTTAAATGGGACAAAAGCTTTAAAGCTGTACTAATTGGAAAAACAACAGAGAAGTTTTTACCAAAAGAAGTTGATGATTATGTAATAAGTAAAACAACTGATGTGACAGAGTGTGTTAATATTGCTAAAAGAAGCTTCTCTTAA
- a CDS encoding RDD family protein, whose protein sequence is MQKTVDPSNLQLASMRSRAFAFVIDDLIVTLLITFIFWDNIMAVSHDSEAMILLMQTTFVMPLIVLKVFYHTFFIWLYGQTLGKKIAKIRIIDANNWERVTFLSSFLRAVGRIFSEMFFYIGFAIGFFNEGRKTFHDFTGKTLVVNA, encoded by the coding sequence ATGCAAAAAACTGTTGATCCATCTAATTTACAATTAGCATCAATGAGAAGTAGAGCATTTGCTTTTGTTATTGATGATTTGATTGTTACTCTTTTAATTACTTTTATTTTTTGGGATAATATTATGGCTGTAAGTCATGATAGTGAAGCCATGATACTTTTAATGCAAACTACTTTTGTAATGCCTTTAATAGTATTAAAAGTATTTTATCACACATTTTTTATTTGGCTATATGGGCAAACATTAGGTAAGAAGATAGCAAAAATTAGAATAATTGATGCAAATAATTGGGAAAGAGTTACTTTCTTATCATCATTTTTAAGAGCCGTTGGAAGAATATTTTCAGAGATGTTTTTCTATATTGGTTTTGCTATTGGTTTTTTCAATGAAGGAAGAAAAACATTTCATGATTTTACAGGTAAAACGCTGGTTGTAAATGCATAA
- a CDS encoding TonB-dependent receptor plug domain-containing protein: MKKINVSLVASFLLATNLYSQTTTLETITVTSATKSEQKLKDVTANVDVITAEDIEARKFKTVAEALNSLAGVSISSNGGIGQTSSVYLRGMDAHRVLILVDGVRFNDITTPKGSANIEHLMINDIDRIEVIKGAQSSIWGADSSAGVINIITKSAKDGTHGNASVEYGRYNSKTAKANISHKNENFDAKLGITRVDTNGFSAMAPKDKKAKDYEDDGYENTSANIKLGYNFNENNRLSTSYEIIDTKTDIDGYDIFDNPDPNNTDKAKTKTHLANLTYENRNDIALTKVYGNYTDIKRDSKSSFGTSNFRGKVKEYGLNTSIDYLNSSNVTIGADYKDFEDKEMSKDYDNKGIFISNTNKFFDDKTIFTQALRYDRYSDFENKTTGKIGIKQYIVDDLNISANYGTGYNVPTIGQLFGQYGANPDLNPEKTKTYDIGIEYKGFSATYFNSKIDNLIDWVVVTPPWNGVYDNIEGKSSFKGVELAYKNYVTEDIFLNLNYTRLSAKNDKDEYLARRAKNKFNFGVDYYGLKDFHFNINGEYIGTRYDGNNKQGAKTGNYTIWNAVVDYDISKNFSTYLKLDNIFNKDYQIVDGYATSQRAAYLGIKASF; encoded by the coding sequence ATGAAAAAAATAAATGTAAGCTTAGTTGCAAGCTTTTTATTAGCAACAAATTTATACTCACAAACAACTACTTTAGAGACAATCACAGTTACAAGTGCTACAAAATCAGAGCAAAAATTAAAAGATGTTACAGCCAATGTTGATGTTATAACAGCAGAAGATATTGAAGCTAGAAAGTTTAAAACAGTTGCTGAAGCTTTGAACTCTTTAGCAGGAGTTTCTATTTCAAGTAATGGTGGAATAGGTCAAACTAGTTCTGTGTATTTAAGAGGAATGGATGCTCACAGAGTCTTAATTTTAGTTGATGGTGTAAGATTTAATGATATTACAACTCCAAAAGGTAGTGCAAATATTGAACATTTAATGATAAATGATATAGATAGAATTGAAGTTATAAAAGGTGCTCAAAGTAGTATTTGGGGAGCAGATTCTAGTGCTGGAGTTATAAATATTATTACAAAAAGTGCAAAAGATGGAACTCACGGAAATGCAAGTGTTGAGTATGGAAGATACAATAGCAAAACAGCAAAAGCAAATATTTCACACAAAAATGAGAATTTTGATGCAAAATTAGGTATTACAAGAGTTGATACAAATGGTTTTTCAGCTATGGCACCAAAAGATAAAAAAGCAAAAGATTATGAAGATGATGGATATGAAAATACAAGTGCAAATATCAAGTTAGGTTATAATTTTAATGAAAACAATAGATTATCAACTTCTTATGAGATAATAGATACAAAAACAGATATTGATGGATATGATATTTTTGATAATCCAGATCCAAATAATACAGATAAAGCAAAAACAAAAACTCATTTAGCAAATCTTACTTATGAAAACAGAAATGATATAGCTCTTACAAAAGTTTATGGAAATTATACAGATATAAAAAGAGATTCTAAAAGTTCTTTTGGTACTTCAAATTTTCGAGGTAAAGTAAAAGAGTATGGATTAAATACAAGCATAGATTATTTAAACTCTTCTAATGTAACTATCGGAGCTGATTATAAAGATTTTGAAGATAAAGAGATGAGTAAAGATTATGACAATAAAGGCATCTTTATATCAAATACAAATAAATTTTTTGATGATAAAACTATTTTTACTCAGGCTTTAAGATATGACAGATATAGTGATTTTGAAAATAAAACAACTGGAAAAATAGGAATTAAACAATATATTGTAGATGATTTAAATATTAGTGCAAACTATGGAACAGGTTATAATGTGCCAACTATAGGTCAACTTTTTGGTCAATATGGAGCTAATCCTGATTTAAATCCAGAAAAAACAAAAACTTATGATATTGGAATTGAATATAAAGGTTTTTCTGCAACTTATTTTAATTCAAAAATTGATAATTTAATTGATTGGGTAGTTGTAACACCACCTTGGAATGGCGTTTATGATAATATAGAAGGAAAAAGTAGTTTTAAAGGAGTTGAACTTGCTTATAAAAACTATGTTACAGAAGATATTTTTTTAAATCTAAACTATACTAGACTTAGTGCAAAAAATGATAAAGATGAGTATTTAGCGAGAAGAGCTAAAAATAAGTTTAATTTTGGAGTTGATTATTATGGTTTAAAAGATTTTCATTTTAATATAAATGGAGAATATATAGGAACTAGATATGATGGAAATAATAAACAAGGTGCAAAAACAGGAAACTATACAATCTGGAATGCAGTAGTTGATTATGATATTAGCAAAAACTTCTCTACATATCTTAAACTTGATAATATTTTCAACAAAGATTATCAAATAGTTGATGGATATGCTACAAGTCAAAGAGCAGCATATTTAGGTATAAAGGCTAGTTTCTAA
- the hpf gene encoding ribosome hibernation-promoting factor, HPF/YfiA family: MNTSIVGRHIKLTDAIKDYVNSSIESFEKYNLDIISVTSTITADEKQGKKAFTFEFTLNIANIDTVVVRQKDKDLYAAIDIAVDRVSKVLRRHNDKITAHKATKFSEAIEVEDVVAKELEKFEDEIIPQRLVSYKPIDIEEALEELKKSTVQFKVFYDKDDNLRVLYKANAAGKFGLY, from the coding sequence ATGAATACAAGTATAGTTGGAAGACATATAAAACTTACAGATGCGATAAAAGATTATGTGAATAGTTCTATTGAGTCATTTGAGAAATATAATTTAGATATTATTTCAGTTACTTCAACAATAACTGCGGATGAAAAACAGGGTAAAAAAGCTTTTACTTTTGAGTTTACTTTAAATATTGCAAATATTGATACTGTTGTTGTAAGACAAAAAGATAAAGATTTATATGCAGCTATAGATATAGCAGTTGATAGAGTTTCAAAAGTTTTAAGAAGACACAATGATAAAATAACAGCTCATAAAGCTACAAAATTTAGTGAAGCTATTGAAGTAGAAGATGTAGTTGCAAAAGAGCTTGAAAAGTTTGAAGATGAGATTATTCCTCAAAGATTAGTTTCATACAAACCAATTGATATAGAAGAAGCTTTAGAAGAGTTAAAAAAATCAACTGTACAATTCAAAGTATTTTATGATAAAGATGATAATCTAAGAGTACTTTACAAAGCAAATGCTGCTGGAAAATTTGGGCTTTATTAA